Proteins from one Sphaeramia orbicularis chromosome 17, fSphaOr1.1, whole genome shotgun sequence genomic window:
- the LOC115437213 gene encoding inhibin beta A chain-like, with the protein MASASLLLAFILLAHSLHADSSPTMSSLSEAELQPQESLSGSICPSCSLDQVRRNSSTAGQADMVEAVKRHILNMLQLSARPNLTQPVPRAALLNAIRKLHVGQVAEDGSVEIQGEGRSLDEATPPEPPSEIITFAEPGDSPSVVTFDISKEGSGSAVVEQANVWIFLKVAKGNRAKGRVKLRLLCRHGDGRVDETEEEPVSEKMADTRRSGWHTLPVSRSIQELLDRRQSTLSLHLSCPLCSDAGATPTLGSEREQSHRPFLMVVLRTQEDTGPRRVRRGLECDGKLRMCCKRQFYVNFKDIGWNDWIIAPSGYHANYCEGDCPNHAASVSGSSLSFHSAVINHYRLRGFGPFQNTKSCCVPTRLRAMSMLYYNEEQKIIKKDIQNMIVEECGCS; encoded by the exons ATGGCGTCAGCCTCATTGCTGCTTGCATTCATTCTTCTGGCTCACTCGTTACATGCTGATTCTTCACCGACCATGTCATCGTTGTCTGAGGCGGAGCTCCAACCTCAGGAATCGCTGTCAGGCTCCATCTGTCCATCATGCTCTTTGGATCAGGTGAGGAGGAACTCGTCGACGGCGGGTCAGGCTGATATGGTGGAGGCGGTGAAGCGGCACATCCTCAACATGCTGCAACTGAGCGCCAGGCCCAACCTGACACAACCAGTCCCTCGAGCGGCACTACTTAATGCCATCAGAAAGCTGCACGTTGGCCAAGTGGCTGAAGATGGCAGCGTGGAGATACAAGGGGAGGGGCGGAGTCTTgatgaagccacacctccagaacCTCCCTCTGAAATCATCACTTTTGCAGAGCCAG GGGACTCTCCATCTGTGGTGACCTTTGACATTTCAAAGGAAGGCAGTGGTTCAGCAGTGGTTGAACAGGCCAATGTGTGGATCTTCCTGAAGGTGGCGAAGGGAAACCGAGCCAAAGGCCGCGTGAAACTGCGGCTACTGTGTCGTCATGGTGACGGGCGGGTGGATGAGACAGAAGAGGAGCCTGTTTCAGAGAAGATGGCCGACACTCGGCGCAGCGGCTGGCACACACTGCCCGTTTCACGCAGTATCCAGGAACTGCTGGACCGCAGACAGAGCACACTCAGTCTGCACCTGTCCTGCCCACTGTGCAGTGATGCTGGAGCCACGCCCACTCTGGGATCTGAGCGGGAGCAGTCCCACCGACCCTTCCTCATGGTGGTGCTTCGGACTCAGGAGGACACGGGGCCACGGCGTGTCCGTCGAGGCCTGGAGTGTGATGGAAAACTCAGAATGTGCTGCAAGCGGCAGTTTTATGTTAACTTCAAAGACATCGGATGGAACGACTGGATCATTGCTCCGTCCGGTTACCACGCCAACTACTGCGAGGGTGACTGTCCAAACCACGCGGCAAGCGTGAGCGGCTCGTCACTGTCTTTCCATTCCGCCGTCATCAACCATTACCGACTGCGAGGCTTCGGGCCTTTCCAGAACACCAAGTCATGCTGTGTACCAACGCGCCTGCGCGCCATGTCGATGCTGTACTACAACGAGGAGCAGAAGATCATCAAGAAGGACATCCAGAACATGATTGTAGAGGAGTGTGGCTGCTCCTAA